The Desulfonatronovibrio magnus genome segment TGGAAGCCGCCTCCACCTTGAAGAACAGTCCCATATTTGGAAATTGGGACAGTCCCCGCGAGGTACTATAAAAAAGATTGATGCTGCATTGGTTTCTGGAAGAAATCTGCTTTGATGAAAAAATCTACACAGCGAGGGACAGTCCCCCTCCGGGCTGTAAGCCTCCGGGCAGGAAGCTGTGCCAGGCGCAAAGTTCCCATCTTTGAAGGAACTTTTCAGGAAATTGAGAATCAATCATATGTAAAAATTATAAAAATTGTGAAAATTATAACCGTCTGATTTTATTACAAAAACGATTATAGTTACTTGTAAGCACTAAACAAATACAAGCCATCAAATATCTTTTCCATAAATCACTTTATCATCGCCTGGAGCGTAGTAATCTTCAAGCCTGCCAAGCTCTTGAAACCCCATTTTTAGATAAAAATTCCTGGTTAAGGCATAGTCTTTTCGACCTGATGTTTCAGCATATATTTTCTTACCCCCGCGTTTTTTTACCTGTGCTTCTGTCAGCAAGCAGAGCCTTCTGCCAAGTCCCATACCCTGGCAATCACTGCGTACCGCTATCCAATACAGATCATAGCTGTAAATAGTACAAGGGATCAGTCCAAAACAGGTAAATCCCGCCATCTTGTCTGATTCATCCCTTGCCAGGAGAAAAAAATAACCTGATCCTTGGCTTCCCTTTTCTAAGTTTTCCCTTACAAGCTCAACAGCCATCTCAATTTCCTGGCTGCTGAAAACACCGGTAGAAGCCAAAATGCTTTCTATCTCATACTGACTTGAGGCATCAAGACGTTCATCAAAGTCAAAGGCTTTCAATGGCTGTACCTTGTAAATCCTGTCTGGACAATTGAGTTTATGACCTGAACAGGCTTCATTCCGGCTTCGCAGGCTGAGGCCATAAAGCCTGCATCGAGAGACAGACACGGATTAGTATTGATCTCCAGGACAAATGGAATATTTTCCGGATCCACTCTGAAATCCACTCTTGCGTATCCTGACAACTCAAAAATTTCCCAGCATTTTATGGCAATATTTTTTACCATTATCACAATATTGTCTTGCCCTGCCTCAGAAACAAACTCCCTTCTTGTGCCCCTCGCTGAAGCTGATTTTTCATCCCACTTGGCCTGGTAGTCAACAATCCTGGGCAACCCGCAGGGCATTCCATCAAAGATTATCTCGGCCACAGGAAGGATCTCAGGGCCATGGCTGGTTTCCAACATGGAAACATTGAGTTCCCGGCCGGGAATATAAGTTTCCACAAACCAATCACCACCGTATTTTTGCTGCAGTTTTTTTATTTTTGTACGTATTTTCCGAGGGCAAAACTCTCTGACAACGCTTGTTTTACTCAGGCTTAGAGATCCATGTTCCCATACGGATTTAACAAGATGTCTGCCTTGAATGGTTCTTTTGTCATTAAGATTTGAAGGGGTCAGCCAGGATGGGGTCAGGATATCATGGGCCAGCATAATTTTTTTGGCCAGAATTTTAGAAGAAGTCATGACCATGGATGAATGGCTGTTGCCAGTATATGGAATATTCATACTTTCAAGCACAGCGAGGGGAAAATGGATAAAGGCACCTCTACCCTGTACTTCTTCTACCAGATTAAAGACCAGATCCGGCCTGAGCATGTAAAGCTGTCTGCTTAGACTTTCCATGTCTAAGGTAGCTGAGACTATGCTGACCTCAAATCCGAGACTGGTTAAGAGATCTACGACCAACCGCACCTGGACCAGATTGTCCTGCTGGTCTTTTCTAACCTTTGAAGCAAAGGATGAGGTCAGCACAACTATATGCGTACCCGAATCCGTTTGATGAGGACTGCTCATGAACTTACCTGATCTGCAGGCAATAGCCTGGCTTTTGCTGGTATTTCCAGACCATACCTCGCTAATGCGGACATGGTTATCTCATTTAACAGTCTCTCAAAGCTCCAGCCGGCCAGTCTGCACAGTATGGGCAAGTCAGAATGTATGGGGTTGAGACCTGCCAGTGGATTAATTTCCATGAACGTCATGCGGCCATACTTATCCTGTCTCAGGTCCACTCTGCCCCCGTCTAAGCAGCCAAGCCCCTGCCAGACTTTAAGGGCAAGATCTATGGCCTGGTGTTTGAGTTCTCCCTGAACCAGTGCGTATTGTACCTGGTGCTCATAATTTTCCTTGACCTCATATGAATAAATTTTTTCATTACCCATAATTACCTCCATGACCCCAATGGCCCTGGACTGATCTTTTGACCCCACAATTCCTACGGTAACTTCCTTTCCAGGCAGATATTCTTCCACGATCAAGGGCTGATTGTAACGGGACAGAAGATCCCTGCTCATTTCTCCAAGTTCATTTATATTACCGACCAGGGATTTTTGAGATATACCTTTTCCCGTCCCCTCGGAAACCGGTTTAACAAAGGCTGGAAAGTTCATGGTAATCTTTTTGAGCTCACTCATGGACCAGATTACATGAAACCAGCCAGTTGGAAGCCCCATATCTCTGACTGTCCGCTTGCAGAGCCCTTTGTGCAGGCATACGGCCATAACAGCTGGATCTGAAAAAACGTAAGGTATCCGGTGATAATCCAGCAGGCACGGAACAAGGGATTCCCGGCCAGGGCCGAATATTCCTTCACATATATTAAAGACCATGTCCCACCTGACTCCCTCGGTTAATAAGCGGCAAAGTTCCGCGGCATTGCCTATCTTTTCCACCTCAAATCCAAGAGAGTTTAGTACCATTTCTATGGCTTCAATGGTTTCAGGCTTGTCAAGTTCAGCTGTCTGCTCCATGCTCAGGCCCTGTTTGAGATAGTCCTGGCGCAAATCATAAGTCATTCCCATTTTCATTGTCTGCCTCCGGCAGCGCTGTCTGCGCTGATCAGGTTAAGATTGATAAAATCATTGCCAGCAGATAGCTCAGGATAGAAAAATACTTTGTTTTCGAAATTTTTAAACACATGTCCATATTCACTGCGGTTCTGATAATAACCGGGCAAAACAGGTGTTTTTCCCCCTCCCCCAGGCAGATCAATAACGTACTGTGGTACGGCATAACCCGATGTATGACCTCTAAGCCCCTGAATAATATCCAGGCCTTTTTTTATTGTGGTTCTGAAATGACCTGACCCTGGAACCGGATCGCATTGATAAAGATAGTAAGGACGCACCCTGGCCTGAAGAAGCCTGTTATTCAACCTTTTCATGATTTCCGGTTCATCGTTTACGCCTTTGAGAAGGACAGTCTGAGCACCCAGGGGAATGCCTGCCTGTGCAAGTCTGAAACAGCCCTTCATGGATTCATTTGTCAATTCCCGCGGATGAGTGAAATGAAGACTCATGTAAAGGGGATGGTATTTTTTTAGCATGGCGCACAGATTTTTAGTTATTCTCTGGGGAAGAACAGCCGGAACTTTTGTACCGATTCTGATGATTTCCACATGCCTGATCTGCCTCAGACTTTTGAGGAGATACTCTATTTGATTATCATTCATGGTCAGGGGATCTCCTCCGGATATAAGCACGTCCCTTACCTGAGGGTTATGCCGGACATAGTCCACTCCCTGTTTCCATCTTTCAATGCCGTACACTCCTCGCTGACCAACAATTCGTGACCTTGTGCAATAGCGACAATAAGTGGAGCAGAAACCTGTGCTTAGAAAAAGCACCCGGTCGGGGTACCTGTGAATAATGCCAGGCACAGGACTGTCTCGGTCTTCGTGTAAGGGATCATCCTCTTCACCGGGGCCTTTGATCAATTCCATTGCATTGGGGATAACGCACTTTCGGACAGGATCACTGCTGTCTGTCTGGTGAACCAGACTCATGTAATATGGAGTGACTGAAAGGGGCAGAAGATTTTCCACAGCAGCGGCTGCTTTTTCAGCAGGCGACAGTTTGAGATATTTCTCAAGATTCTTTGCCCGGCAAATCCTGTTTTTGATCTGCCATCTCCAGTTGTTCCAGTCTTTAAGAGACACCCCTGGAAAATGTTTCTCCCTGAAATCTGAAACCAGTTCCGGACTATAATGTTTTTCAGTATAAGAAAAAAATGAATCTGAAACCGCAATGTTTTCAGGCAAATTTGACAAAAAAGAATTATCCGGGCCTGCAGCAAAAGTAGAAGGAGGTTCAGGCTCAATTTCAACCAGCTCTTGTTGTTTCATATCTTATTCCTTTATGGTTGTGATTTTGGATGGATGACTTGTCAGCAGTTATAAATAAACAAACAGCATGCCAAAATTATTGATAATTAATTCAGGCAGTTGCAAATAATGACAGCAAAATATCAGAACCGAAGATTCCGGTGAATCAAGTGCGCCTGGCCAAAATAAATTTTGGGTATCTGTTTAGCGCTTTGCATGTGGCACGGCTTCCTGCCCGGAGGCATACAGTCCGGAGGGGGGACTGGCTATTTTATCGCAGGACAGTACGGCAATTAAGCGGTTTGATGTCGGCAAAAATGCCTGTCCCCAGGGGCCAAGGCAATTATTTACATAAAATGTCGCTTTAGCGTTAAGTCTTTGACCTTTTGCAGTTGAGTCTGAATCAAGGGAAAGTAATAGAGGTGAAAAGAAGTAGAGACTGGATCACGGATAACTAAGCGTTATCATGGATAAAAAAACGGAATGCATAATTCCGGTCACAGATAATGCAGAACTGAAGATTCCGGTTTAATCTTGAAAGGGGAGCATTACTCGTTTCTGAAAATTTTATATTTGACTTAACAGTCAAAAGTGCTTTTAACCATTTGAATTCATTTACCATGATTCTACCTTTTCGTCATTCCGTCGAAAGCCGGAATCCAGTGTCTTTTCAATAGGATAAAAGACTGGATGCCGGATCAAGTCCGGCATGACTGGAGGAACTTTTGACTCTCAAGATATTTCAGTTGCATGCCATAACTTTTTTAGTGTTAAAAACTGATTCTGACAGCATGGCACGGGGACTGTCACCAATTAACTTTTCAAAAAAGCGTAATGCTCCCCTCTTGAGAGTTAAAAGAGCTCTCCACGGGCGGACTGGGATTTGTTGTCAACGGCAGTGAGAAAATGGATTCCGGCACTCGGGTCAAGCCTCAGGCAAGCAGATATCAGCGATTTTTGAAGTCATTTTTATTTAAGCCGTACTTGCTCATAAGCTTATTCAACTGTCTTTCTCCAATTCCGGCCTGCTGTGCTGAATCTTTGATTTTACCTTTGTTTTTTATGAGCATTTGCTGAAGATACTGTTTTTCTATGGCTTCCATATGAACTTTTCTGACCTGAGATAGTGGCAGGTTAATATTAATCAGATCACTTCCACAGCCTGGCTGGTGGACAAAAAGCTGGGGTGGAAAGCTCATGGGAGTCAGCAGACTGGAGTTTTCCAGGATAAGGGCTCTTTCCACCAGGTTTTCCAATTCCCTGACATTTCCAGGCCAGGAGTATTTTTCAAAAGCTTCAAGTACCTCCTTACTGATGGCTTCAACCTTTCTGGGCAGGACCTGCTTGAGTCTTGACAATATATTTCCGGCTATGAGCGGGATATCTTCTACTCTGTCTCTTAAGGGAGGGATCTCTATGGGAAAAACGTTCAGTCTGTACATAAGGTCCTGTCTAAACTGACCTCTGGAGCATAATGACCGAAGATCAGCATTGGTGGCTGCAATAATTCTCACTGTTACATGGATGTCCCTTGTTCCTCCTACGCGCTGAAATATCCTGTCCTGAAGGAAATACAAAAGTTTAACCTGGGCTGAGAGACTTAATGTACCAACTTCATCCAGAAAAATTGTTCCTTTGTCGGCCAGTTCAAACCTGCCGGTTTTGCGCGAAATCGCTCCGGTGAAGGCACCTTTTTCATGGCCAAAAAGTTCGCTCTCAATAAGATTTTCAGGGATAGCCCCGCAGTTAATGGCCGCGAAAGGTTTGTCTCGGTTGCCGGAACAAAGGTGGATGTGCCTGGCCAGAGTACTTTTGCCCACACCTGTCTCACCTGTGAGAAGGACAGTTGTCTGGGTTGAAGCCACCAGATCTGCTTTCTGAAAAACTTCAAGCATCAAAGGAGATTTGGTTTCAATTAGCACGGTTTATGCATTATCTCCATGGTTAGTCATACCCCAGCAGACTGGCAAGGGCCTGAGCCCTGGCAGGCTGATCGTAAACGATGAGAACGGCAGGCTCTGGGGGTGCAACAGGGAATCGAACACTACAATACGAGAAGCTGCAAAGTGCTCTCTTAACAGAGATGCAGCCTTGCGCGCAACAATCCAGGCGTGTTCATGCCGGATGCGCCTGCTTTCCCGGCGAGCCTGCAGCTTCTTTCTGGAGGATTGCCGGTAAACCTGCATATCAAAGTAGCTGATAATATCCATCAAACCCCCAGCCTATAAAAGTTTTGAGCAATAATGCCCCAAAAAAATTTCGTAACATGACCACTTTCGTAATACCTGTCGACATACTCAGCCCCAAGCAAGTAGGCAATGGATTTTTTTTCACTGGATAAGTGCTGTCAGGCGCTTATTGAAAATTTCAAACCAATATGTTGGTCGTTATGGCAATTGTAAGTGGAGCCGGCATCCTGCCGGCTGTTTTTTAAAGAAGGCCTGCTGGAAGCAGGCACCACTTTTAACAAAGGCTTAGCTGTCCTTACAGCATCGTGAACAGATACCAGATGTTTAAAATATCCAGAAGCTTTTGTTAACCAGAATGGATCCAAAAATGTTCAGAATACGCCGCATCTATGACGATACTTTGTCAAGAGACAAAGAAATATTGGTCCGGGTCAGGGAAATCCTCAAGGAACAGTTTCCACTGATCACAGAGAAAGATTCAGGCCTTCTTCCCTCACAATTGAAAAACCCCTTAAAACACCGCTTCCGAAGCATACTTTTTGTGGCAGAGGGTAGCAATGGAAATCTCAAGGGCTTTGCAGTACTGATGCATGCACCTGATCTTGATTTCGGTTATCTGGATTATATTTCAACCGCTGGCAAAAAAACAGGGGGAGGAATTGGTGGAGCTCTTTACCTGCGTATCAGGGAAGAGGCAATCTCCCTGAATATGCAGGGTATTTTTTTTGAATGCCTGCCTGATGATGAAAAAATATGCACTGATAAAAAGATTATCTCCCAGAATCGTTCCAGACTTAAATTTTATGAACGTTTTGGAGCCAGGCCTATAACCGGAACTGCCTATGAAACACCACTGACACTTAAGGACGATTGTCCACCCTATCTTGTACTTGACCCTCTGGACAGGGAGCCTGTCCTGGGCCGGGATAAAGTGAGACTTATTGTCAGGGCCATTCTTGAGCGCAGGTATGGCCATAAATGCCCGCCGGAATATATTGACATGGTCACAGAGTCTTTCCGAGATGATCCCATAAAGCTTCGAAAACCCAAATATACCGGAAAAAAGTTCGAAAAAAATCAGGTACGATCAATATACGTAGACAAAGTTATCGCCCTTTGTGTCAATGACAAGCACGAGATTCATCATGTCCATGAACGTGGATACGTGCAGTCCCCAGTAAGGATTTCATCAATTCTGGATGAACTGAATAAAACAGGACTGTTTGAAAAAATTAATTTAGTCCGGCATTCAAAAGATCATATCCTGGCAGTTCATGATAAAAAACTCGTTACTTATCTAAAAAATGTATGCTCTGGGCTTAAGCCTGGGCAATCTGTTTATCCATACGTCTTTCCAGTTCGCAATGCTGCCAGGCCACCCAAAGAGCTTCCTGTCAGGGCGGGATATTTCTGTATTGATACCTTTACTCCCATCAACAGTAACGCTTACCTCGCTGCGAGAAGAGCCGTGGATGCTGCTTTGACCGCTGCAAACAGTCTTTTAAAGGGGCATCGCCTGGCCTATGCTCTGGTCAGGCCCCCTGGCCATCATGCTGAACGTAAGGTTTTCGGAGGCTTCTGCTATTTTAATTCCACGGCCATTGCCGCCAACTATCTG includes the following:
- a CDS encoding histone deacetylase family protein — encoded protein: MFRIRRIYDDTLSRDKEILVRVREILKEQFPLITEKDSGLLPSQLKNPLKHRFRSILFVAEGSNGNLKGFAVLMHAPDLDFGYLDYISTAGKKTGGGIGGALYLRIREEAISLNMQGIFFECLPDDEKICTDKKIISQNRSRLKFYERFGARPITGTAYETPLTLKDDCPPYLVLDPLDREPVLGRDKVRLIVRAILERRYGHKCPPEYIDMVTESFRDDPIKLRKPKYTGKKFEKNQVRSIYVDKVIALCVNDKHEIHHVHERGYVQSPVRISSILDELNKTGLFEKINLVRHSKDHILAVHDKKLVTYLKNVCSGLKPGQSVYPYVFPVRNAARPPKELPVRAGYFCIDTFTPINSNAYLAARRAVDAALTAANSLLKGHRLAYALVRPPGHHAERKVFGGFCYFNSTAIAANYLSRHGKVAVIDVDYHHGNGTQDIFYERCDVLTISLHGQPRFTYPYFSGYSQEKGTGKGFGFNVNYPLPQDMDGHKYLSALERAVRKINRFKPAFLVIALGLDTAKGDPTGSWSLKASDFLNNGSLLASLTLPTLVVQEGGYKVRSLGVNARHFFQGLTTNH
- a CDS encoding sigma-54 interaction domain-containing protein → MLIETKSPLMLEVFQKADLVASTQTTVLLTGETGVGKSTLARHIHLCSGNRDKPFAAINCGAIPENLIESELFGHEKGAFTGAISRKTGRFELADKGTIFLDEVGTLSLSAQVKLLYFLQDRIFQRVGGTRDIHVTVRIIAATNADLRSLCSRGQFRQDLMYRLNVFPIEIPPLRDRVEDIPLIAGNILSRLKQVLPRKVEAISKEVLEAFEKYSWPGNVRELENLVERALILENSSLLTPMSFPPQLFVHQPGCGSDLININLPLSQVRKVHMEAIEKQYLQQMLIKNKGKIKDSAQQAGIGERQLNKLMSKYGLNKNDFKNR
- a CDS encoding GNAT family N-acetyltransferase — its product is MKAFDFDERLDASSQYEIESILASTGVFSSQEIEMAVELVRENLEKGSQGSGYFFLLARDESDKMAGFTCFGLIPCTIYSYDLYWIAVRSDCQGMGLGRRLCLLTEAQVKKRGGKKIYAETSGRKDYALTRNFYLKMGFQELGRLEDYYAPGDDKVIYGKDI
- a CDS encoding KamA family radical SAM protein: MKQQELVEIEPEPPSTFAAGPDNSFLSNLPENIAVSDSFFSYTEKHYSPELVSDFREKHFPGVSLKDWNNWRWQIKNRICRAKNLEKYLKLSPAEKAAAAVENLLPLSVTPYYMSLVHQTDSSDPVRKCVIPNAMELIKGPGEEDDPLHEDRDSPVPGIIHRYPDRVLFLSTGFCSTYCRYCTRSRIVGQRGVYGIERWKQGVDYVRHNPQVRDVLISGGDPLTMNDNQIEYLLKSLRQIRHVEIIRIGTKVPAVLPQRITKNLCAMLKKYHPLYMSLHFTHPRELTNESMKGCFRLAQAGIPLGAQTVLLKGVNDEPEIMKRLNNRLLQARVRPYYLYQCDPVPGSGHFRTTIKKGLDIIQGLRGHTSGYAVPQYVIDLPGGGGKTPVLPGYYQNRSEYGHVFKNFENKVFFYPELSAGNDFINLNLISADSAAGGRQ
- a CDS encoding D-alanine--D-alanine ligase family protein — its product is MSSPHQTDSGTHIVVLTSSFASKVRKDQQDNLVQVRLVVDLLTSLGFEVSIVSATLDMESLSRQLYMLRPDLVFNLVEEVQGRGAFIHFPLAVLESMNIPYTGNSHSSMVMTSSKILAKKIMLAHDILTPSWLTPSNLNDKRTIQGRHLVKSVWEHGSLSLSKTSVVREFCPRKIRTKIKKLQQKYGGDWFVETYIPGRELNVSMLETSHGPEILPVAEIIFDGMPCGLPRIVDYQAKWDEKSASARGTRREFVSEAGQDNIVIMVKNIAIKCWEIFELSGYARVDFRVDPENIPFVLEINTNPCLSLDAGFMASACEAGMKPVQVINSIVQTGFTRYSH
- a CDS encoding D-alanine--D-alanine ligase family protein gives rise to the protein MKMGMTYDLRQDYLKQGLSMEQTAELDKPETIEAIEMVLNSLGFEVEKIGNAAELCRLLTEGVRWDMVFNICEGIFGPGRESLVPCLLDYHRIPYVFSDPAVMAVCLHKGLCKRTVRDMGLPTGWFHVIWSMSELKKITMNFPAFVKPVSEGTGKGISQKSLVGNINELGEMSRDLLSRYNQPLIVEEYLPGKEVTVGIVGSKDQSRAIGVMEVIMGNEKIYSYEVKENYEHQVQYALVQGELKHQAIDLALKVWQGLGCLDGGRVDLRQDKYGRMTFMEINPLAGLNPIHSDLPILCRLAGWSFERLLNEITMSALARYGLEIPAKARLLPADQVSS